The proteins below come from a single Myxococcota bacterium genomic window:
- a CDS encoding acyl-CoA dehydrogenase family protein, with amino-acid sequence MDLDFSDEQLALRDLVRDVCANASPIDVVRAMEDDPRGYPDALWKQLAEVGVLGIRVPEAYGGAGQGLLETAIAYEELGRALAPTPHLPSCVWAAGVLARAGSEAQKRAWLPRIANGDAVLAPAWLEPDGGFGPRGIALRAEPDGDGARLSGVKRHVPFASAAERLVVLARSGAADEAIDLWLVEPGAKGVSLTQQHALASDTQYRVELDGVRVGAADRIGPPASGYATHHDAMLEVAVCAAAWAIGGAEQALAITTQYAKDRRQFGKPLGAFQAISHYLADAKTRIDGGRTLVHQAAWAADHGGDAARLAPMAKLFACQTYRDVTATCQQVWGGVGFTVEYDIQLYFRRAKQMQLSWWDARHLRELIARDELD; translated from the coding sequence GTGGACCTCGACTTCTCCGACGAGCAGCTCGCGCTGCGCGACCTCGTCCGCGACGTGTGCGCGAACGCGTCGCCGATCGACGTCGTGCGCGCGATGGAGGACGACCCGCGCGGCTACCCCGACGCGCTGTGGAAGCAGCTCGCCGAGGTGGGCGTGCTCGGCATCCGCGTGCCGGAGGCGTACGGCGGCGCGGGCCAGGGCCTGCTCGAGACGGCCATCGCCTACGAGGAGCTCGGTCGCGCGCTCGCGCCGACGCCCCACCTGCCGAGCTGCGTGTGGGCGGCCGGGGTGCTCGCGCGCGCCGGGAGCGAGGCGCAGAAGCGCGCCTGGCTCCCGCGCATCGCGAACGGAGACGCGGTGCTCGCGCCCGCCTGGCTCGAGCCCGACGGCGGCTTCGGCCCGCGCGGCATCGCGCTGCGCGCGGAGCCCGACGGCGACGGCGCGCGCCTCTCGGGTGTGAAGCGTCACGTCCCGTTCGCGTCCGCGGCGGAGCGCCTCGTCGTGCTCGCGCGAAGCGGCGCGGCGGACGAGGCCATCGACCTGTGGCTCGTCGAGCCGGGCGCGAAGGGCGTCTCCCTCACCCAGCAGCACGCGCTCGCGTCGGACACGCAGTACCGCGTCGAGCTCGACGGCGTGCGCGTCGGCGCCGCCGATCGCATCGGCCCGCCCGCGAGCGGCTACGCGACGCACCACGACGCGATGCTCGAGGTCGCGGTGTGCGCGGCCGCGTGGGCGATCGGCGGCGCGGAGCAGGCGCTCGCGATCACGACGCAGTACGCGAAGGACCGGCGCCAGTTCGGCAAGCCGCTCGGCGCCTTCCAGGCGATCTCGCACTATCTCGCCGACGCGAAGACGCGCATCGACGGCGGCCGCACCCTCGTGCACCAGGCGGCCTGGGCCGCCGACCACGGCGGCGACGCCGCGCGCCTCGCCCCGATGGCGAAGCTGTTCGCGTGCCAGACGTACCGCGACGTGACCGCCACCTGCCAGCAGGTGTGGGGCGGCGTCGGCTTCACGGTCGAGTACGACATCCAGCTCTACTTCCGGCGCGCGAAGCAGATGCAGCTCTCGTGGTGGGACGCGCGCCACCTGCGCGAGCTGATCGCGCGCGACGAGCTCGACTAG
- a CDS encoding MaoC family dehydratase N-terminal domain-containing protein, producing the protein MSDLPPKIAAMLNKDVYPEEGEFPVEHGYVWTTCSSVENGNPLYWDAKVAEELTGGPIAPPTMISVWFRPHLWAPGRTKQALPLQVHFDCKEEFGLPEAVMTDNTIVFYEPVRIGDRLRTHQVLRSVSDPKTTKLGTGRFWVIEVEYFNQDGAKVASESYTGFGYKRG; encoded by the coding sequence ATGTCGGACCTGCCCCCGAAGATCGCAGCCATGCTCAACAAGGACGTCTACCCCGAGGAGGGCGAGTTCCCGGTCGAGCACGGCTACGTCTGGACGACCTGCTCGTCCGTCGAGAACGGCAACCCGCTCTACTGGGACGCCAAGGTCGCGGAGGAGCTCACCGGCGGGCCGATCGCGCCGCCGACGATGATCTCGGTCTGGTTCCGCCCGCACCTCTGGGCGCCCGGACGCACGAAGCAGGCGCTCCCGCTGCAGGTGCACTTCGACTGCAAGGAGGAGTTCGGGCTGCCCGAGGCCGTGATGACCGACAACACGATCGTCTTCTACGAGCCGGTGCGCATCGGCGACCGCCTGCGCACGCACCAGGTGCTGCGCTCGGTCTCGGATCCGAAGACGACGAAGCTCGGCACCGGCCGCTTCTGGGTGATCGAGGTCGAGTACTTCAACCAGGACGGCGCGAAGGTCGCCTCCGAGAGCTACACGGGCTTCGGCTACAAGCGCGGCTAG